The following coding sequences are from one Chanos chanos chromosome 12, fChaCha1.1, whole genome shotgun sequence window:
- the krit1 gene encoding krev interaction trapped protein 1 — MGNQDLEDVFVAVIRPKSTVSLTSKEYRAKAYEILLVEVPLEGKEKKRKKVLLGTKIHADSDRTRSILEYVDETTKPISNNQGLIGKRVVHMKKFPLDGENEGKEASLFIVPINVKDNSKPTYHPGSPSFYCFHDIMRVCSETSTHFSSITSKMLLALDKWLAEQHTVPHAIPALFRPAPVDRVKTNVNNPAYATESKQTDVSPRMAYTALEIKSKMMSLEKADMYIKNPLYGTDLQYTNRVDKVIINPYFGLGAPDYSKIQIPKREKWQHSMSSVTEDKEHQWVDDFPLHRSACEGDTELISKLLDSGFSVKQLDSDHWAPIHYACWYGKVEATKLLLEKGNCNPNLLNGQLSSPLHFAAGGGHSEIVQLLLQHPEIDRHIEDQQKRSPLQVCEENKQNNWEETIKLLQQANNKPYEKVRIYRMDGSYRSVELKHGNNTTVQQIMEGMRLSQETQQYFTIWICSENLSLQLKPYHKPLQHLRIWSEIVTDLTALDPQRENPQLFLRRDVRLPLDIEKKVDDPLSILILFDEARYCLLKGFFPASESKLITLAGLLLQIIYGSYDSKKHKQGFLNEENLKSIIPISKVKSKAHQWTNKLLHEYKSLSTNEAVSKEMHHLQRLFLQHCWDIPTYGAAFFTGQIFTKASSSTHKVIRVYVGINAKGLHLMNMETKALYLSFEYGSFMWQLGQADQYVQIHSLRDKKNFVVHTKQAGLIVKLLMKLSGQITPNDRGPSDKYAYG; from the exons ATGGGCAATCAAGACTTGGAGGATGTATTCGTTGCTGTAATTCGCCCAAAGAGTACAGTCAGTCTGACCTCCAAAGAGTACCGTGCGAAAGCTTATGAG ATCCTTTTGGTGGAGGTTCCTttggaaggaaaagaaaagaaaaggaagaaagttCTTCTTGGGACCAAAATACATGCTGACAGCGATAGAACCAGATCTATTTTGGAATATGTTGATGAAACGACCAAGCCCATATCAAATAACCAAGGTCTAATTG GGAAACGGGTAGTGCACATGAAGAAGTTCCCTTTGGATGGCGAGAATGAGGGAAAAGAGGCTTCTCTATTTATTGTGCCAATAAATGTCaaag ACAATAGCAAACCCACCTATCACCCTGGGAGTCCCAGTTTCTACTGCTTTCACGACATCATGCGTGTGTGCAGTGAAACCAGCACCCACTTTTCCTCCATTACCTCAAAGATGCTCCTCGCCTTAGACAA GTGGCTCGCCGAACAGCACACGGTGCCGCACGCCATTCCCGCTCTTTTCCGCCCCGCCCCCGTCGACAGGGTCAAAACCAACGTCAATAACCCCGCCTACGCCACAGAGAGCAAGCAAACCGACGTCTCCCCGCGTATGGCTTACACCGCCCTGGAAATCAAGAGCAAGATGATGTCATTAGAGAAGGCCGACATGTATATTAAGAATCCCCTATATGGCACTGACCTGCAGTATACCAACAGA GTTGACAAGGTCATCATTAATCCTTATTTTGGCCTGGGAGCTCCAGATTATTCCAAAATCCAGATTCCAAAGAGGGAGAAGTGGCAACACAGCATGAGCAGTGTGACGGAAgacaa AGAGCACCAGTGGGTCGATGACTTCCCTCTGCATCGCAGTGCATGTGAAGGGGACACGGAGCTCATTTCCAAACTGCTGGACAGTGGCTTTTCCGTCAAACAGCTCGACAGCGACCACTGGGCCCCCATTCACTACGCCTGCTG GTATGGAAAAGTGGAGGCTACCAAGCTGCTGCTGGAGAAGGGAAACTGCAACCCCAACCTGCTGAACGGACAGCTCAGCTCGCCCCTGCATTTTGCAGCAGGTGGAGGCCATTCAGAGATTGTCCAGCTTCTTCTGCAACACCCAGAGATAGACCGA CACATTGAGGATCAGCAGAAAAGGTCACCCCTTCAAGTCTGTGaggagaacaaacagaacaactgGGAGGAAACCATTAAACTTCTCCAGCAAGCCAACAACAAACCG tACGAGAAGGTGCGGATCTATCGTATGGACGGCTCGTATCGCTCGGTGGAGCTGAAACACGGCAACAACACGACGGTGCAGCAGATCATGGAGGGCATGCGTCTCTCTCAGGAGACCCAGCAGTACTTCACCATCTGGATCTGCTCCGAGAACCTCA gTCTGCAGCTGAAGCCGTACCACAAACCCCTGCAGCACCTGCGTATCTGGAGTGAGATCGTGACTGATCTGACTGCCCTGGACCCGCAGAGAGAGAACCCTCAGCTCTTCCTGCGGAGGGATGTACGACTGCCCCTCGACATCGAGAAGAAG gttgaTGACCCGTTGTCCATTCTCATACTGTTTGATGAAGCTCGTTACTGCCTGCTGAAGGGCTTCTTCCCAGCGTCAGAGAGCAAACTCATCACTCTGGCCGGACTCTTACTGCAGATCATCTACGGCAGCTACGACAGCAAGAAACATAAACAGGGCTTTCTCaa TGAGGAAAATCTGAAATCTATCATTCCCATATCCAAAGTGAAGAGCAAAGCACATCAGTGGACCAATAAGTTACTTCATGAATATAAG AGTCTGAGCACCAATGAAGCAGTGAGTAAAGAGATGCACCATCTTCAGAGGCTCTTCCTCCAGCACTGCTGGGACATCCCCACCTACGGCGCCGCCTTCTTCACCGGACAGATATTCACCAAAGCCAGCTCCAGCACTCACAAAGTCATCCGCGTCTACGTGGGCATCAACGCCAAGGGCCTGCACTTAATGAACATGGAAACCAAG GCTCTTTATCTGAGCTTTGAGTATGGATCCTTCATGTGGCAGCTGGGACAAGCCGACCAGTACGTTCAGATTCACAGCCTGCGGGACAAAAAGAACTTTGTTGTGCACACCAAACAG GCTGGTCTCATCGTTAAGCTTCTGATGAAGTTGAGTGGACAGATAACACCAAATGACAGAGGTCCATCAGACAAATATGCGTATGGCTAA